The Meiothermus ruber DSM 1279 genome includes the window GCAGGATCATCACCACATCGGCCCTGCGCACCGCCTCCCCTACCGGAAGCACCTCGAGCCCCGCTTTACGGGCCTTCTCCTCGTTGCGGCTGCCGGGGCGCAGCCCCACCACCACCTTGATGCCGGAGTCCCGCAGGTTAAGGGCGTGGGCATGGCCCTGCGAGCCAAAGCCCAGAATGGCCACAGTCTTGTCTTTGATAAAGCCGATGTCTGCGTCCTGGTCGTAGTAAATCTTCATTCTTTTCTCCTCATCGAAGGTCGAAGGGCCGCCCCTCCGACGTCTTCACAAAAAACAAAAGATGGGCCGTCGCCCATCCTAGACCGCCTTCTTCTCGCGTACCTTGAGCACCTGCTCGCCGCGGGACATCCCCACCGCGCCGGTGCGCATGACCTCGAGCAAGCCGTAAGGCCGCATGGCCTCGACAAAGTTGTTGACCTTGGTGGAGTCGCCGGTGAGCTCGAAGATGATGGACTTTTTGGCCACATCCACGATGCGGGCCCGGAAGGCCTCGGCAATGTCCTTGACCTCGAGGCGCTCCTCCATGCCGGCGATGCTCACCTTGACCAGCGCCAGCTCGCGCTCCACGTGGGGCTCGGAGTGATCGGTTACCTTAATAACTTCAATCAGGCGGTTGAGCTGCTTCTCCACCTGCTCCAAGACCGCATCGTCGCCCGAAACCACCAGCGAGATGCGCGACAGACCCGGCTGATGGGTGCGCCCCACCGCCAGCGACTCGATGTTGAAGCCCCGACGGGCAATCAGCCCAGCCACACGCTGCAAAACGCCCGGGTTGTCCTGTACCAGTACCGAAACCAAGTGCCTCATGAACAGTCTCCATTCAGGGCTTAGTCGCCCGCCACGGTCTCCCGCGGGTTCTCGATAATCATGTCCTCTGCCGCACCCCCCGAGGGAATCATGGGGAAAACCCCTTCCTCGTGGTAGACCCGCGCTTCCAGTAGCACCGGGCCGGGGTGGGCCAGCACCTCCTTGACGGTCTCATGCAGCTTGGCCTTGTCGGTCAGGGTGATGCCCCGGATGCCGTAGGCCTCGGCCAGCTTGGCGAAGTCGGGGTTGGAGTCGGCCAGGTAGACCTCGCTGTAGCGCTTGGCATGGAACAGGTCTTGCCACTGCCGCACCATACCCAAAAAGCCGTTGTTCAGAATCACGATTTTGACGTTCAGGTTGTGTTTCTTGAGGGTGGCCAGCTCCTGCAGGGTCATCTGGAAACTGCCATCGCCATCAAAGTCGATCACCAGCTCGCCCGGTCGGGCCAGCGCCGCCCCAATGGCAAAGGGCAGGCCCACCCCCATGGTGCCCAGGCCCCCGGAGTTGATCCAGGAGCGCGGGGCGTCGAACTTATAAAACTGCGCGGTAAACATCTGGTGCTGGCCCACCCCCGCGGTTACCACGGCTTTGCCCTTGGTGGCCTCCCAGAAGGCCTGGATCACCTCCTGGCTTTGCAGGTGGGGCTTGGGCTTCCAGGCAAAGGGGTATTTGGTCTTCCAGTCCTCGAGCTGGGCCCACCACTTGCTCAGGTGAAGCTTTTTGGCCCCCTTAACCAGCTCCGCCGCCACCCATTTGGCATCCCCCACCACCGGAATGGTGGTCTTGACCAGCTTGCCGATCTCGGCGGGGTCAATGTCCACATGAATAA containing:
- the ilvN gene encoding acetolactate synthase small subunit, with the translated sequence MRHLVSVLVQDNPGVLQRVAGLIARRGFNIESLAVGRTHQPGLSRISLVVSGDDAVLEQVEKQLNRLIEVIKVTDHSEPHVERELALVKVSIAGMEERLEVKDIAEAFRARIVDVAKKSIIFELTGDSTKVNNFVEAMRPYGLLEVMRTGAVGMSRGEQVLKVREKKAV